From the genome of Candidatus Saccharimonadales bacterium:
ATGCAGATCGAAGAACTCGCCTTTAGCTATCTGGAACCCGATGAATTCAAGCGCTTGAACGTCGCTATGAAAAAACGCTTGGGCCGAAGTACGCGAAAACTTGGAGTTGTTCGTAAAGAAGTCGAGAAGACGCTTGTCGCCAATCATTTACAAGGTGAGATAGATGGGCGCGTCAAAAGTATCTATAGTTTGTATAAAAAGTTGAAAAAAGTTGATGGTAACATGGACGATATCTACGACCTTATGGCGCTTCGTGTAGTGGTCAAAACCAAGGAAGACTGTTATAAGGTTCTGGGTATTCTTCACTCTATGTACCAGCCAATGCTTAGCCGTATCAAAGATTACATCGCCATTCCAAAACCAAATGGCTATCAAAGTCTGCACACCACGGTTATTACGCCTAACGAACAAATTGTCGAATTCCAGATTAGGACATACGGCATGCACGAATACGCCGAACGCGGACTCGCGGCTAGTTTTCATTACCATGAACAAAAAGATACGAAAGATTATGCTAAAAAGAAACTAAAAAGCGCCAACCTGCCTGCTCACCTTCAGTGGATTGTCCAGCTGCAAGAGGTGGCTCAACGGTTACGGAGCGGAGCGGAAATCTCTCAGGACCAATTGGATGTTGATCTATTCGGGGATCGTATTTTCGTTTATTCACCAAAAGGCGACATCTACAATTTACCCGAGGGCGCATTGCCACTCGACTTTGCCTATCTTGTTCACAGTGACGTTGGTAATCACGCCTATAGTTTTAGGGTAAACGGCAACATTCATTCATTTGATAAGCCCCTTCATAACGGAGATGTCGTTGAAGTCGTGACACGTAAACTAGTTCAGCCAAAACGAGCGTGGTTAAGTATGGTCAAGACAAGCCATGCCCGCGAAAAACTACGATCTCACTTAAAAAAGATTGATGTGCTCGAAACTATCACAGGTGCGGCAGCTATTATTAGACAGAAGGCGACTCGCCGAAAAAAATAACCCGTTCTACCGGGTTATTTTAATCAGGTGGACGATCTAGCCCTTGTTATTCCATCGTTCAATTGATTCGTGAATGATAGCTTTCGCTTCCTCGGCGTCACCCCAACCCTTTACGATAGTACTACCTGGTTTTTTAAGGTCTTTGTAGTGTGTAAAGTGAGATTCTATTTGGGCAATTAATTGTTTTGGGAGATCAGAAAGCGAATTAATCGCATTTCCCGTGTTTCGGTCATCGGCAGGAACGACGACGACTTTATCATCGACTTCACCGTCGTCTTCGAACTTCATGACACCGATTACTTTTGCTTCGAGGAAGATACCCGTAGCAAGAGGAT
Proteins encoded in this window:
- a CDS encoding RelA/SpoT family protein — protein: MKRHDVLDHATPHYDEDQLLELDLAIDFASEAHSGQTRKSGEPYIVHPLAVADTLIDWGMDIDSVLAGLLHDTVEDTNATLEQIETLFGRDVAFLVDGVTKVSQARAGMRDLESYLPQTKDNLSKLLIAVGQDVRVIIIKLADRLHNLETLQYMNRDKQIKIARESLEVFAPMADRLGMGRVRMQIEELAFSYLEPDEFKRLNVAMKKRLGRSTRKLGVVRKEVEKTLVANHLQGEIDGRVKSIYSLYKKLKKVDGNMDDIYDLMALRVVVKTKEDCYKVLGILHSMYQPMLSRIKDYIAIPKPNGYQSLHTTVITPNEQIVEFQIRTYGMHEYAERGLAASFHYHEQKDTKDYAKKKLKSANLPAHLQWIVQLQEVAQRLRSGAEISQDQLDVDLFGDRIFVYSPKGDIYNLPEGALPLDFAYLVHSDVGNHAYSFRVNGNIHSFDKPLHNGDVVEVVTRKLVQPKRAWLSMVKTSHAREKLRSHLKKIDVLETITGAAAIIRQKATRRKK
- a CDS encoding inorganic diphosphatase, with translation MADFNQILTPGNVDGGVVNVVVEIPTGSSHKIEWNRELAVMQLDRVDPKIFAKPTNYGFIPQTLDEDGDELDALIITDDPLATGIFLEAKVIGVMKFEDDGEVDDKVVVVPADDRNTGNAINSLSDLPKQLIAQIESHFTHYKDLKKPGSTIVKGWGDAEEAKAIIHESIERWNNKG